GACCGTGCGCAGGTAGGTGATCGCCTCCTTGCGCTTCGTGTCGCCGTAGAGCTTCTGGTATTCCGCGCCGAAGGCATCCTTGATGAAGGGCGAGGCGGAGAATTCCTCCACGGCCGTCAGGAAGTCGTGCGTCAGGCGCTTTGCGTCCGGCACCTCCTTGCCCGGTTCCGTCACAGGACCCGGGTCGAGGTCGTTGTCGAGGCCGAGCAGGATGCCGCCGAGGATCGCCGTCAGCAGCAGGTAGGGATTGACGTCCGCGCCCGCCACGCGATGCTCGACGCGCGCCGCCGGGCCGTCCTTGTCCGGGATGCGGATGGCGGTGCCGCGATGGCCGAAGCCCCAGGTGAGGTCGACCGGCGCGAAGGAACCCGGCTGGAAGCGGCGGTAGGAGTTGGCGAAGGGCGCGAAGACGAGCTGCGCATCGCGCATCGTCTGCAGCATGCCGGCGCAGATCGACTTCAGCTTCGTCGGCTCGCCGCCCTTGGCGTCGAGAATGTTCTTGCCTTCCTTGTCGATGACGCTGCAATGGACATGCAGGCCGGAACCCGCATGATCCGCATAGGGCTTGGCCATGCAGGTGGATTTCAGGCCGAAGCGGGGGGCGGCCTGTTCGGCAATGCGCTTCAGGTAGATGCAATCGTCGGCGGCGGCCAGCGCATCGGGCCGGTGCAGCAGGTTGATCTCGAACTGGCCGGGGCCGAATTCCGCGGTCGTCGCGTCCGCCGGCAGGTCCATGGCCTTCGCCCAGGCCCGCACGGTCTGGAGATAGCCGTCGAGCGCATCCGTCGCGCGCATGTCGTAGAGCTGGAAGCCGTTCGGCTCGTCGCGATACATCAGCGCTGCCGGCGGACGCGGCTTGCCCGTCTCGCGCCAGTCGTCCTCGACCACATAGAATTCAAGCTCCGTCGCGACGACTGGTGTCAGGCCCCTGTCCTCGAAACGCTTCAGCATGCGCGCGAGAATGGCGCGCGGGTCCATGAAGGAGGCGGTGCCGTCGAATTCGTGCATGGTGGCGAGCACCTGGCGCGAGCCTTCCGGCGCCCAGGGCAGGACGGTCAGCGAGCGGCGGTCGGGAATGCAAACGCCGTCCGGGTCGCCGACGGAAAGGGAAAGGCCCGTGATGTCGTCGTTGTCGTCGCCCCAGATATCGAGCGACTGGGTGGAGGAGGGCAGGCGCACCGAACCGTCCCAGATCTTCTTCTCGCCTTCCGGCGGAACCTGCTTGCCGCGCAGGTCGCCGTTCATGCCGACGAGGAGGATTTCGATACGGGCCGGGGCATCGGTGGGGGCATTGGCGGACGGCGAACCGGCTGCCTTCTTGTCGTTTGTCATGGTGCCTGCTTTTGGTTTGGCGGGAAGCAAGGACAGGAAATTTTGCGTGTGCTCGATCTCTTGCCAAATGCCTGTTGTATGGGCATTTTCGTAACCCATTCTGTCCCGCCGTTCAATAAGGCGGGACCTACCCCCAAGGATGTAGTCAAATGTCGAAGACCAGCGCAGCAGCCGTTTCAAACCTCGGTGCCCTCGATGCCGCCCACCATCTTCATCCCTTCTCGGACATGAAGAAGCTGAACGCGGCCGGCACGCGCATCATCGAGCGCGGCGAAGGCTCCTACATCTTCGACAATCACGGCAAGCGCTATCTCGATGGCTTCGCGGGCCTGTGGTGC
This DNA window, taken from Shinella zoogloeoides, encodes the following:
- a CDS encoding glutamine synthetase family protein; this translates as MTNDKKAAGSPSANAPTDAPARIEILLVGMNGDLRGKQVPPEGEKKIWDGSVRLPSSTQSLDIWGDDNDDITGLSLSVGDPDGVCIPDRRSLTVLPWAPEGSRQVLATMHEFDGTASFMDPRAILARMLKRFEDRGLTPVVATELEFYVVEDDWRETGKPRPPAALMYRDEPNGFQLYDMRATDALDGYLQTVRAWAKAMDLPADATTAEFGPGQFEINLLHRPDALAAADDCIYLKRIAEQAAPRFGLKSTCMAKPYADHAGSGLHVHCSVIDKEGKNILDAKGGEPTKLKSICAGMLQTMRDAQLVFAPFANSYRRFQPGSFAPVDLTWGFGHRGTAIRIPDKDGPAARVEHRVAGADVNPYLLLTAILGGILLGLDNDLDPGPVTEPGKEVPDAKRLTHDFLTAVEEFSASPFIKDAFGAEYQKLYGDTKRKEAITYLRTVSDFDYQTYLPRI